A region from the Arachis ipaensis cultivar K30076 chromosome B01, Araip1.1, whole genome shotgun sequence genome encodes:
- the LOC107619358 gene encoding ABC transporter C family member 3 isoform X1, translating to MHLATVDDFLLQPLFTRYVSASLNLILLIALLVSRIWEKVHANVNHRENNERIRLRSGGFLYFKQGPLCSLAICVFNLVLCLLTYFYLYKNDGGTGSSNEVIVAISDFALRSLAWAVVCGYLQFGSSGSWGPFPSSFLRICCWVYAVVCFCCIIIDFIIYEKQAFLPIMYLVSDISGFISALFLCYLGFSGNHVVKNAPLEEALLNDESLVRNGCNRNETRGDGNSSSYYNAGFFSFLTFSWLSPLISLGNNKALDIEDLPVLHINDSAYGSFPNLRDKLESQCGDDGKVTTFKLVKAMFLSTWQLILLSALFAFLYTCASYVGPYLIDFLVQYLNGEQMFENEGYVLVLAFAVGKFVECLSQRHWMFRFQQIGVRIQSMLVGTIYAKGLKLSCKSKDAHSSGEIVNLLTVDASRVGEFCWYMHDPWVAVLQVALALLILYRSVGLASIAAFVATVIVMLLNLPVASLQEKYQNKLMEFKDKRMKSTSEILKNMRILKLQAWEMKFLEKIIQLRKAEEIWLKKFVIGSVIIRFLFFNAPTFVAVVTFGTCVLMGIPLESGKILSALATFRILQIPIYSLPDTISMIAQTKVSLDRITSFLCLDDLQANAVEKLPHGSSDLAVEFIDGNFSWDSSSSSTTLANINLKVFHGMRVAVCGTVGSGKSSLLSCVIGEVPKLSGTIKVCGTKAYVSQSPWIQSGKIEDNILFGKEMDREKYEKVLEACSLTKDLEVLSFGDQTIVGEKGINLSGGQKQRLQIARALYQDADIYLFDDPFSAVDAHTGSHLFKECILGLLQTKTVIYITHQIEFLPDADLILVMKDGRITQSGKYNDILKSGTDFMELVGAHQEALSSIKSLERRTSSKSLERRLSSKSFERSPTSKTLGLTVEDSDSLSSFGEQDLENIDEQNGKPDEIVDKRGQLVQDEEREKGRVEFKVYWKYMTTAYGGVLVPFILLSQILTVALQVASNYWMTLATPVSATAEPAVGSVTLMAVYAALALGSSIGNLVRSMLTVISGYVTATILFNKLHMCLFRAPMSFFDATPSGRILNRASTDQSAIDINIPNILWAVTYNLAFVLGSIAVMSQAAWQVFIVFIPVVAACIWYQQYYSASARELARLVGICQAPVIQHFSETISGSTTIRAFEQESRFGDINMKLTDRYSLPKMFSAIAMEWLCFRLDILSSITFAFCLIFLVSFPNAITPGIAGLAVTYGLNLNSQVVNIVWFLCQLENKIISVERIFQYTSIPSEPPLVIEDNQPDPSWPPFGEVHIQDLQVRYAPHLPLVLRGLTCTFAAGAKNGIVGRTGSGKTTLVQTLFRLVEPVAGKILIDSINISSIGIHDLRSKLSIIPQDPTMFEGTIRNNLDPLEEYTDEQIWEALDMCQLGDEVRKKEEKLDSIVTENGENWSMGQRQLVCLGRVLLKKSKILVLDEATASVDTATDNIIQQTVKQNFSDCTIITIAHRITSILDSDMVLFLNQGLIEEYDSPKKLLKNKSSALAQLVEEYTRRSNSGFES from the exons ATGCACCTTGCAACTGTTGATGATTTTCTCCTCCAACCGCTTTTCACGCGTTATGTATCTGCTTCGTTGAACCTAATCCTGTTAATTGCGCTTCTTGTGTCACGGATATGGGAGAAAGTTCATGCGAATGTGAACCATAGAGAAAACAACGAAAGAATTCGATTACGTAGTGGTGGATTCTTGTACTTCAAACAAGGTCCACTTTGTAGCTTAGCTATTTGTGTGTTCAACCTTGTGCTGTGCTTGCTAACCTACTTTTACTTGTATAAAAATGATGGTGGTACTGGTTCCTCAAATGAAGTTATTGTTGCAATTTCTGATTTTGCTCTTAGATCACTTGCTTGGGCTGTTGTTTGTGGTTATTTGCAATTTGGAAGCTCCGGTTCTTGGGGACCTTTCCCCTCAAGTTTCTTGAGGATTTGTTGCTGGGTATATGCTGTTGTTTGCTTTTGTTGCATTATAATAGACTTTATAATCTATGAAAAGCAAGCTTTCTTGCCGATTATGTATCTTGTTTCCGATATAAGTGGTTTTATTAGTGCTTTATTTCTGTGTTATTTGGGGTTTTCCGGAAACCATGTTGTTAAGAATGCCCCTCTTGAAGAAGCCCTTTTGAATGATGAATCTTTGGTGAGGAACGGTTGTAATCGCAATGAAACCAGAGGAGATGGAAATTCGTCGAGCTATTACAATGCTGGATTCTTTAGTTTTCTTACATTCTCTTGGTTGAGTCCATTGATATCTCTAGGCAATAACAAGGCTTTAGATATCGAGGATCTTCCTGTTCTTCATATCAATGATAGTGCCTATGGGTCTTTTCCAAATCTTAGAGACAAGCTTGAGTCACAATGTGGTGATGATGGGAAAGTAACCACTTTTAAGTTGGTTAAGGCAATGTTCTTGTCAACATGGCAGCTGATCTTACTGTCAGCCTTATTTGCATTCCTGTACACTTGTGCTTCTTATGTTGGTCCTTATTTGATTGATTTCCTTGTTCAATACCTCAATGGGGAGCAAATGTTTGAAAATGAAGGCTATGTTTTGGTATTGGCATTTGCTGTTGGTAAGTTTGTGGAGTGCCTCTCGCAGAGACATTGGATGTTCAGGTTCCAGCAGATTGGGGTTAGGATACAATCAATGTTGGTGGGGACGATCTATGCTAAAGGTTTGAAGCTTTCGTGTAAATCGAAGGATGCTCATAGTAGCGGAGAAATCGTGAATTTGTTGACTGTTGATGCTTCAAGGGTTGGTGAATTTTGTTGGTACATGCATGATCCATGGGTGGCTGTTTTGCAAGTTGCTTTGGCCTTGTTGATTTTGTATCGGAGTGTTGGGCTTGCTTCGATTGCTGCTTTTGTTGCCACCGTAATTGTGATGTTGCTAAACCTGCCAGTGGCATCATTGCAAGAAAAATACCAAAATAAGTTAATGGAGTTCAAAGACAAACGAATGAAGTCAACATCTGAGATCTTAAAGAATATGAGGATTCTGAAACTGCAAGCTTGGGAGATGAAGTTCTTAGAGAAGATCATTCAGCTTAGGAAGGCTGAGGAGATATGGCTAAAGAAATTTGTCATTGGTTCAGTGATTATTAGATTTCTCTTCTTTAATGCCCCCACTTTTGTTGCTGTGGTAACTTTTGGTACATGTGTTCTTATGGGCATACCACTTGAATCAGGGAAGATCTTATCTGCACTCGCAACTTTCCGAATTCTTCAAATTCCCATATATAGCCTCCCTGACACAATTTCAATGATAGCACAAACTAAGGTCTCACTTGATAGGATCACATCATTTCTTTGTCTAGATGACTTGCAAGCCAATGCAGTAGAGAAACTTCCCCATGGTAGTTCTGATTTAGCAGTTGAATTTATAGATGGAAATTTCTCATGGGATTCCTCTTCCTCTAGTACTACTCTGGCGAACATAAATCTCAAAGTTTTTCATGGCATGAGGGTTGCTGTTTGTGGCACTGTTGGATCTGGCAAGTCAAGTTTACTTTCTTGTGTGATTGGTGAAGTCCCAAAGCTATCTGGGACCATTAAAGTGTGTGGAACAAAGGCTTATGTTTCTCAGTCACCATGGATACAAAGTGGTAAGATAGAAGATAACATACTATTTGGCAAAGAGATGGACAGGGAAAAGTATGAGAAGGTACTAGAAGCATGTTCCTTAACAAAAGACCTCGAGGTTCTATCATTTGGTGACCAGACTATTGTTGGTGAGAAAGGAATCAATTTGAGTGGTGGACAGAAGCAAAGATTACAAATAGCTCGCGCTCTTTACCAAGATGCTGATATATACCTGTTTGATGACCCTTTCAGTGCTGTGGATGCTCATACAGGATCTCATCTTTTTAAG GAGTGTATACTCGGCCTTTTACAAACAAAAACTGTGATATACATTACTCATCAGATAGAGTTCTTACCTGATGCTGATCTAATATTG GTCATGAAAGATGGAAGGATAACTCAGTCTGGAAAATACAATGACATTCTCAAGTCAGGCACTGATTTTATGGAACTTGTAGGGGCACATCAGGAAGCTTTGTCTTCAATTAAATCTTTAGAGAGAAGGACTTCAAGTAAATCTTTAGAGAGAAGGCTTTCGAGTAAATCTTTTGAGAGAAGTCCCACGTCTAAGACATTAGGTCTCACCGTGGAGGACAGTGATTCACTAAGTTCTTTTGGAGAGCAAGACTTGGAAAACATTGATGAACAAAATGGTAAACCAGATGAAATAGTTGATAAAAGAGGCCAACTTGTTCAAGACGAAGAACGAGAAAAGGGTAGAGTTGAGTTTAAAGTCTACTGGAAATACATGACAACAGCATATGGAGGTGTTCTTGTACCCTTCATATTACTTTCACAAATACTTACTGTAGCTTTGCAAGTTGCGAGTAATTACTGGATGACTTTGGCAACTCCAGTTTCTGCAACTGCAGAACCTGCTGTTGGAAGTGTTACGCTTATGGCTGTCTATGCTGCTTTAGCACTTGGAAGTTCCATTGGCAACCTTGTCAGATCAATGCTTACTGTGATATCTGGATATGTGACTGCAACCATACTCTTCAATAAATTGCATATGTGCCTTTTTCGAGCACCAATGTCATTTTTTGATGCCACCCCAAGTGGGCGAATCCTTAATAGA GCTTCAACAGACCAAAGTGCAATAGATATTAACATTCCAAATATATTATGGGCAGTTACCTACAATCTGGCTTTCGTCTTGGGAAGTATTGCAGTGATGTCTCAAGCTGCATGGCAAGTGTTTATTGTATTTATTCCGGTGGTCGCAGCATGCATTTGGTACCAG CAATACTATTCAGCATCGGCACGGGAATTGGCACGGTTAGTTGGTATATGCCAAGCTCCAGTAATACAACATTTTTCTGAAACCATTTCTGGATCAACAACCATAAGAGCTTTTGAGCAAGAATCAAGATTCGGTGACATAAACATGAAATTGACGGATAGATATTCCCTACCAAAGATGTTTTCTGCTATAGCAATGGAATGGTTGTGTTTCAGATTGGATATTTTATCCTCCATCACATTTGCGTTCTGTTTGATTTTCTTGGTATCTTTTCCAAATGCAATTACTCCTG GCATTGCGGGGTTGGCTGTGACGTATGGGCTCAATTTAAATTCACAAGTGGTTAATATAGTTTGGTTTCTTTGCCAATTGGAGAACAAAATTATATCTGTAGAAAGAATTTTTCAATACACCTCCATCCCAAGTGAACCTCCTCTTGTCATAGAAGACAACCAACCTGATCCTTCATGGCCACCATTCGGGGAGGTTCATATCCAAGATCTACAG GTCAGGTATGCTCCTCACTTACCACTTGTATTGCGTGGACTTACTTGCACTTTCGCTGCTGGAGCAAAAAATGGCATTGTGGGAAGAACTGGAAGCGGAAAAACAACTCTAGTGCAAACACTTTTCCGGCTTGTTGAGCCAGTTGCTGGAAAAATATTGATTGATAGCATCAATATATCTTCAATTGGAATTCATGATTTAAGATCCAAACTAAGCATTATTCCACAGGATCCAACAATGTTTGAAGGGACTATAAGGAACAACTTAGATCCACTGGAAGAATACACAGATGAACAAATTTGGGAG GCTTTAGATATGTGCCAACTTGGAGATGAAGtaaggaagaaagaagagaagctggaCTCCATAG TTACCGAGAATGGCGAAAATTGGAGTATGGGTCAACGACAGTTGGTCTGCCTTGGCCGCGTCTTACTAAAGAAAAGCAAGATCCTAGTGCTTGACGAGGCTACGGCATCAGTTGATACTGCCACAGATAATATTATTCAGCAAACAGTTAAGCAGAATTTTTCAGACTGCACAATAATTACAATTGCTCATAGAATAACTTCAATCCTTGACAGTGACATGGTTCTGTTTCTTAACCAAG GACTTATTGAGGAATATGATTCACCAAAAAAGTTGCTTAAGAACAAATCTTCAGCTCTTGCTCAACTAGTTGAAGAATACACTCGAAGGTCAAACTCTGGTTTTGAAAGTTGA
- the LOC107645755 gene encoding U-box domain-containing protein 12: MDESESGDIDWENELRNFQNAIATGTKSKRIKAMAMLARYSKHAPEHVLARTIPFLMVILGHNNRSNDSANFSLQMASAYCLKCIACRSDELVTQMGANGAAQLLMNLLPHSDGMFLKVLVKCLLVVVGFCNTSRAVVATGGGLGIIVNKLSSCEDREIRRYLLEILSLLALRRNVRREIVRLDALHYVVEAVGVGSMVSRERACQAIGMFGVTREGRRAVVELGAILPVVELFCSRDHTTKLVAGNTLGVISAYVDCIRSIAQAGAIPLYSELLEGGDPSGKDIAEDAFCVLAGEKFPCIE; the protein is encoded by the exons atgGATGAAAGTGAAAGTGGTGACATTGATTGGGAAAATGAACTGAGAAATTTTCAGAATGCAATAGCCACAGGGACCAAGTCCAAGAGAATCAAAGCCATGGCAATGCTTGCTCGTTACTCCAAACACGCCCCTGAACATGTATTGGCTCGCACCATACCCTTTCTTATGGTGATCCTTGGCCACAATAACCGTTCAAATGATTCTGCCAATTTCTCTCTTCAAATGGCTTCAGCTTATTGCTTGAAGTGCATAGCTTGCAGGAGTGACGAGTTGGTAACTCAAATGGGTGCAAACGGTGCTGCGCAATTGCTTATGAATTTGTTGCCTCATTCTGATGGGATGTTTCTGAAAGTTCTTGTGAAATGCTTGTTGGTTGTGGTTGGTTTTTGTAACACAAGTAGGGCTGTTGTTGCAACTGGTGGTGGGTTAGGTATCATTGTAAATAAGTTGAGTTCTTGCGAGGATCGGGAAATTCGAAGGTATTTGTTGGAGATTCTGAGTTTGTTGGCGCTACGGCGGAATGTTAGGAGGGAAATAGTTAGGCTTGATGCTCTTCACTATGTTGTGGAGGCTGTTGGTGTTGGTAGTATGGTCTCTAGAGAAAGGGCATGCCAAGCAATTGGGATGTTTGGAGTTACAAGAGAAG GTAGGCGGGCTGTTGTTGAATTGGGTGCAATACTCCCAGTTGTGGAGCTATTTTGCAGCAGAGATCACACCACGAAGCTTGTGGCTGGGAATACTCTTGGTGTGATCTCTGCCTATGTTGATTGCATTAGGTCAATTGCTCAAGCTGGGGCTATCCCCCTTTATTCCGAGCTTCTTGAAGGGGGCGATCCTTCTGGTAAGGACATCGCGGAGGACGCATTTTGCGTGTTGGCTGGAGAGAAATTTCCATGTATAGAATAG
- the LOC107619358 gene encoding ABC transporter C family member 3 isoform X2: protein MHLATVDDFLLQPLFTRYVSASLNLILLIALLVSRIWEKVHANVNHRENNERIRLRSGGFLYFKQGPLCSLAICVFNLVLCLLTYFYLYKNDGGTGSSNEVIVAISDFALRSLAWAVVCGYLQFGSSGSWGPFPSSFLRICCWVYAVVCFCCIIIDFIIYEKQAFLPIMYLVSDISGFISALFLCYLGFSGNHVVKNAPLEEALLNDESLVRNGCNRNETRGDGNSSSYYNAGFFSFLTFSWLSPLISLGNNKALDIEDLPVLHINDSAYGSFPNLRDKLESQCGDDGKVTTFKLVKAMFLSTWQLILLSALFAFLYTCASYVGPYLIDFLVQYLNGEQMFENEGYVLVLAFAVGKFVECLSQRHWMFRFQQIGVRIQSMLVGTIYAKGLKLSCKSKDAHSSGEIVNLLTVDASRVGEFCWYMHDPWVAVLQVALALLILYRSVGLASIAAFVATVIVMLLNLPVASLQEKYQNKLMEFKDKRMKSTSEILKNMRILKLQAWEMKFLEKIIQLRKAEEIWLKKFVIGSVIIRFLFFNAPTFVAVVTFGTCVLMGIPLESGKILSALATFRILQIPIYSLPDTISMIAQTKVSLDRITSFLCLDDLQANAVEKLPHGSSDLAVEFIDGNFSWDSSSSSTTLANINLKVFHGMRVAVCGTVGSGKSSLLSCVIGEVPKLSGTIKVCGTKAYVSQSPWIQSGKIEDNILFGKEMDREKYEKVLEACSLTKDLEVLSFGDQTIVGEKGINLSGGQKQRLQIARALYQDADIYLFDDPFSAVDAHTGSHLFKECILGLLQTKTVIYITHQIEFLPDADLILVMKDGRITQSGKYNDILKSGTDFMELVGAHQEALSSIKSLERRTSSKSLERRLSSKSFERSPTSKTLGLTVEDSDSLSSFGEQDLENIDEQNGKPDEIVDKRGQLVQDEEREKGRVEFKVYWKYMTTAYGGVLVPFILLSQILTVALQVASNYWMTLATPVSATAEPAVGSVTLMAVYAALALGSSIGNLVRSMLTVISGYVTATILFNKLHMCLFRAPMSFFDATPSGRILNRASTDQSAIDINIPNILWAVTYNLAFVLGSIAVMSQAAWQVFIVFIPVVAACIWYQQYYSASARELARLVGICQAPVIQHFSETISGSTTIRAFEQESRFGDINMKLTDRYSLPKMFSAIAMEWLCFRLDILSSITFAFCLIFLVSFPNAITPGIAGLAVTYGLNLNSQVVNIVWFLCQLENKIISVERIFQYTSIPSEPPLVIEDNQPDPSWPPFGEVHIQDLQVRYAPHLPLVLRGLTCTFAAGAKNGIVGRTGSGKTTLVQTLFRLVEPVAGKILIDSINISSIGIHDLRSKLSIIPQDPTMFEGTIRNNLDPLEEYTDEQIWEALDMCQLGDEVRKKEEKLDSIVTENGENWSMGQRQLVCLGRVLLKKSKILVLDEATASVDTATDNIIQQTVKQNFSDCTIITIAHRITSILDSDMVLFLNQGLIEEYDSPKKLLKNKSSALAQLVEEYTRRSNSGFES, encoded by the exons ATGCACCTTGCAACTGTTGATGATTTTCTCCTCCAACCGCTTTTCACGCGTTATGTATCTGCTTCGTTGAACCTAATCCTGTTAATTGCGCTTCTTGTGTCACGGATATGGGAGAAAGTTCATGCGAATGTGAACCATAGAGAAAACAACGAAAGAATTCGATTACGTAGTGGTGGATTCTTGTACTTCAAACAAGGTCCACTTTGTAGCTTAGCTATTTGTGTGTTCAACCTTGTGCTGTGCTTGCTAACCTACTTTTACTTGTATAAAAATGATGGTGGTACTGGTTCCTCAAATGAAGTTATTGTTGCAATTTCTGATTTTGCTCTTAGATCACTTGCTTGGGCTGTTGTTTGTGGTTATTTGCAATTTGGAAGCTCCGGTTCTTGGGGACCTTTCCCCTCAAGTTTCTTGAGGATTTGTTGCTGGGTATATGCTGTTGTTTGCTTTTGTTGCATTATAATAGACTTTATAATCTATGAAAAGCAAGCTTTCTTGCCGATTATGTATCTTGTTTCCGATATAAGTGGTTTTATTAGTGCTTTATTTCTGTGTTATTTGGGGTTTTCCGGAAACCATGTTGTTAAGAATGCCCCTCTTGAAGAAGCCCTTTTGAATGATGAATCTTTGGTGAGGAACGGTTGTAATCGCAATGAAACCAGAGGAGATGGAAATTCGTCGAGCTATTACAATGCTGGATTCTTTAGTTTTCTTACATTCTCTTGGTTGAGTCCATTGATATCTCTAGGCAATAACAAGGCTTTAGATATCGAGGATCTTCCTGTTCTTCATATCAATGATAGTGCCTATGGGTCTTTTCCAAATCTTAGAGACAAGCTTGAGTCACAATGTGGTGATGATGGGAAAGTAACCACTTTTAAGTTGGTTAAGGCAATGTTCTTGTCAACATGGCAGCTGATCTTACTGTCAGCCTTATTTGCATTCCTGTACACTTGTGCTTCTTATGTTGGTCCTTATTTGATTGATTTCCTTGTTCAATACCTCAATGGGGAGCAAATGTTTGAAAATGAAGGCTATGTTTTGGTATTGGCATTTGCTGTTGGTAAGTTTGTGGAGTGCCTCTCGCAGAGACATTGGATGTTCAGGTTCCAGCAGATTGGGGTTAGGATACAATCAATGTTGGTGGGGACGATCTATGCTAAAGGTTTGAAGCTTTCGTGTAAATCGAAGGATGCTCATAGTAGCGGAGAAATCGTGAATTTGTTGACTGTTGATGCTTCAAGGGTTGGTGAATTTTGTTGGTACATGCATGATCCATGGGTGGCTGTTTTGCAAGTTGCTTTGGCCTTGTTGATTTTGTATCGGAGTGTTGGGCTTGCTTCGATTGCTGCTTTTGTTGCCACCGTAATTGTGATGTTGCTAAACCTGCCAGTGGCATCATTGCAAGAAAAATACCAAAATAAGTTAATGGAGTTCAAAGACAAACGAATGAAGTCAACATCTGAGATCTTAAAGAATATGAGGATTCTGAAACTGCAAGCTTGGGAGATGAAGTTCTTAGAGAAGATCATTCAGCTTAGGAAGGCTGAGGAGATATGGCTAAAGAAATTTGTCATTGGTTCAGTGATTATTAGATTTCTCTTCTTTAATGCCCCCACTTTTGTTGCTGTGGTAACTTTTGGTACATGTGTTCTTATGGGCATACCACTTGAATCAGGGAAGATCTTATCTGCACTCGCAACTTTCCGAATTCTTCAAATTCCCATATATAGCCTCCCTGACACAATTTCAATGATAGCACAAACTAAGGTCTCACTTGATAGGATCACATCATTTCTTTGTCTAGATGACTTGCAAGCCAATGCAGTAGAGAAACTTCCCCATGGTAGTTCTGATTTAGCAGTTGAATTTATAGATGGAAATTTCTCATGGGATTCCTCTTCCTCTAGTACTACTCTGGCGAACATAAATCTCAAAGTTTTTCATGGCATGAGGGTTGCTGTTTGTGGCACTGTTGGATCTGGCAAGTCAAGTTTACTTTCTTGTGTGATTGGTGAAGTCCCAAAGCTATCTGGGACCATTAAAGTGTGTGGAACAAAGGCTTATGTTTCTCAGTCACCATGGATACAAAGTGGTAAGATAGAAGATAACATACTATTTGGCAAAGAGATGGACAGGGAAAAGTATGAGAAGGTACTAGAAGCATGTTCCTTAACAAAAGACCTCGAGGTTCTATCATTTGGTGACCAGACTATTGTTGGTGAGAAAGGAATCAATTTGAGTGGTGGACAGAAGCAAAGATTACAAATAGCTCGCGCTCTTTACCAAGATGCTGATATATACCTGTTTGATGACCCTTTCAGTGCTGTGGATGCTCATACAGGATCTCATCTTTTTAAG GAGTGTATACTCGGCCTTTTACAAACAAAAACTGTGATATACATTACTCATCAGATAGAGTTCTTACCTGATGCTGATCTAATATTG GTCATGAAAGATGGAAGGATAACTCAGTCTGGAAAATACAATGACATTCTCAAGTCAGGCACTGATTTTATGGAACTTGTAGGGGCACATCAGGAAGCTTTGTCTTCAATTAAATCTTTAGAGAGAAGGACTTCAAGTAAATCTTTAGAGAGAAGGCTTTCGAGTAAATCTTTTGAGAGAAGTCCCACGTCTAAGACATTAGGTCTCACCGTGGAGGACAGTGATTCACTAAGTTCTTTTGGAGAGCAAGACTTGGAAAACATTGATGAACAAAATGGTAAACCAGATGAAATAGTTGATAAAAGAGGCCAACTTGTTCAAGACGAAGAACGAGAAAAGGGTAGAGTTGAGTTTAAAGTCTACTGGAAATACATGACAACAGCATATGGAGGTGTTCTTGTACCCTTCATATTACTTTCACAAATACTTACTGTAGCTTTGCAAGTTGCGAGTAATTACTGGATGACTTTGGCAACTCCAGTTTCTGCAACTGCAGAACCTGCTGTTGGAAGTGTTACGCTTATGGCTGTCTATGCTGCTTTAGCACTTGGAAGTTCCATTGGCAACCTTGTCAGATCAATGCTTACTGTGATATCTGGATATGTGACTGCAACCATACTCTTCAATAAATTGCATATGTGCCTTTTTCGAGCACCAATGTCATTTTTTGATGCCACCCCAAGTGGGCGAATCCTTAATAGA GCTTCAACAGACCAAAGTGCAATAGATATTAACATTCCAAATATATTATGGGCAGTTACCTACAATCTGGCTTTCGTCTTGGGAAGTATTGCAGTGATGTCTCAAGCTGCATGGCAAGTGTTTATTGTATTTATTCCGGTGGTCGCAGCATGCATTTGGTACCAG CAATACTATTCAGCATCGGCACGGGAATTGGCACGGTTAGTTGGTATATGCCAAGCTCCAGTAATACAACATTTTTCTGAAACCATTTCTGGATCAACAACCATAAGAGCTTTTGAGCAAGAATCAAGATTCGGTGACATAAACATGAAATTGACGGATAGATATTCCCTACCAAAGATGTTTTCTGCTATAGCAATGGAATGGTTGTGTTTCAGATTGGATATTTTATCCTCCATCACATTTGCGTTCTGTTTGATTTTCTTGGTATCTTTTCCAAATGCAATTACTCCTG GCATTGCGGGGTTGGCTGTGACGTATGGGCTCAATTTAAATTCACAAGTGGTTAATATAGTTTGGTTTCTTTGCCAATTGGAGAACAAAATTATATCTGTAGAAAGAATTTTTCAATACACCTCCATCCCAAGTGAACCTCCTCTTGTCATAGAAGACAACCAACCTGATCCTTCATGGCCACCATTCGGGGAGGTTCATATCCAAGATCTACAG GTCAGGTATGCTCCTCACTTACCACTTGTATTGCGTGGACTTACTTGCACTTTCGCTGCTGGAGCAAAAAATGGCATTGTGGGAAGAACTGGAAGCGGAAAAACAACTCTAGTGCAAACACTTTTCCGGCTTGTTGAGCCAGTTGCTGGAAAAATATTGATTGATAGCATCAATATATCTTCAATTGGAATTCATGATTTAAGATCCAAACTAAGCATTATTCCACAGGATCCAACAATGTTTGAAGGGACTATAAGGAACAACTTAGATCCACTGGAAGAATACACAGATGAACAAATTTGGGAG GCTTTAGATATGTGCCAACTTGGAGATGAAGtaaggaagaaagaagagaagctggaCTCCATAG TTACCGAGAATGGCGAAAATTGGAGTATGGGTCAAAGACAGTTGGTCTGCCTTGGCCGCGTCTTACTAAAGAAAAGCAAGATCCTAGTGCTTGACGAGGCTACGGCATCAGTTGATACAGCCACAGATAATATTATTCAGCAAACAGTTAAGCAGAATTTTTCAGACTGCACAATAATTACAATTGCTCATAGAATAACTTCAATCCTTGACAGTGACATGGTTCTGTTTCTTAACCAAG GACTTATTGAGGAATATGATTCACCAAAAAAGTTGCTTAAGAACAAATCTTCAGCTCTTGCGCAACTAGTTGAAGAATACACTCGAAGGTCAAACTCTGGTTTTGAAAGTTGA